GCGGGCGGCGCTGGAAGTCTTGCATCGGGCGGTGCGAGGGACGGTGGAGTGATGGGGTAATGGAGTGATGGGGTGCGGTAAGGGGACGTTCCCAACACTCCAGCACTCCAACCCGTGCTCCCCATGCTGGCGGAGATTCTAGCGGCCCACTGGCCGGCGTATGCGGCGCAGTTTGGACGGGCAATCCCACCCGAACAACACGCGGCGGTGCGGGCGATCCGGCGCTGTCGCACGGCGGCGCTGGGCGGGCAGTTGTATCGCTGCGACTGCGGCCGGGAGCATTACGCCTATCACTCCTGCAACCATCGCGCCTGTCCGCGTTGCGGGCGCGACGACGCGGCGGCGTGGCTGGAACAACAACGCGCGCGCCTGTTGCCGGTGCCCTACTTCCTGGTCACGCTCACCGTGCCGGAGCAACTGCGCGAACCCATTCGCGCGGCGATGAAGTCGTGGTATGGCGCGCTGTTGAAGGAAGGCGCGGGCGCGTTGCAGGACCTGGCCGCACAGCCCAAACATCTGGGGGCCGAACTGGGGATCACGGCGGTGCTGCAAACCTGGACGCGGGATTTGCGGTATCATCCGCACGTGCATCTGCTCTTGCCCGGCGGCGGGCTGACGGCCAATCAACTGCGCTGGGTGCGCGTCAAAGACCCGGCGTTCTTCCTGCCGCAAGTCAAACTGGCGGCGCGCTTCAAGGGGCGGCTCAAAGCGTGGTTGCAAGCCCAACACCCGGACCTCTTCGCGCGCGTACCGGCCAAGGTGTGGTGGATCAAATGGGTGGCGGACATTCAACCCGTCGGCAGCGGCGAAGCCGCGTTGCAATACCTGGCGG
Above is a window of Verrucomicrobiota bacterium DNA encoding:
- a CDS encoding transposase, giving the protein MLPMLAEILAAHWPAYAAQFGRAIPPEQHAAVRAIRRCRTAALGGQLYRCDCGREHYAYHSCNHRACPRCGRDDAAAWLEQQRARLLPVPYFLVTLTVPEQLREPIRAAMKSWYGALLKEGAGALQDLAAQPKHLGAELGITAVLQTWTRDLRYHPHVHLLLPGGGLTANQLRWVRVKDPAFFLPQVKLAARFKGRLKAWLQAQHPDLFARVPAKVWWIKWVADIQPVGSGEAALQYLAAYLCRPPLHESQLESWDAQHVTFRYRENGGTPKRCTVSGGEFVRRFLQHVLPKGFQRVRHYGWLGAAAQRKRERIGALLDWRAPAPPPATLNAQPPQCPGCGKTMRLIGQLARKPP